The Balneola vulgaris DSM 17893 DNA window TGTGCAATCGTATTTGGACTATAAAATGATTTCCCTTTAAATGATGGATATATATCATGAATTGCTGTGATACCCCGTACAGTAGAATCTGTTGAAAATTCAGCTTCTTGTTCTATTCCTTGAAGAAATGCGAGCTTTATATCTGTTATAGGTCCTAGAAATATTAGTTTTCCGCCCTTTCTAATGTAATTTTCGAGTTCTAAAATTTTTGTATTTGGCAGCTCCGATAAACTATAAGCCGTTGAGATCACTAATGGAGTATCTGTGTTAACTTTAAGCGTATCACCTTTATATAGGTCTATAAATTTATTAGGAAACTTTGTATATCTAAATATTTGTGATAACTGCTCAGACAGTTCAAATGAAAACTCATCGTTGGAATCAGATATAACAATGATTTCAGAGTTTTTAAACCGTTCTACCATGCCTTGTGCTTTCGCTTCAATTGAGAAAAACAAAAGTACAGCAACAAGGCCAAAGCTTATTTTGAATACAATATTATTTAAATAAGTCTGCAGCACGTCCCTCCTTCTTAGGATATACATTCATCAGGATCTTATTTAATGAAGATTCACCACGTCGATTAATCAATTCATAAATACGTGCAGATTCATCTTCGTAATAAATTTCAACTTCCCTACCATCCATTGATCTATAGTTTAAAACCCAGTCATCAAGTTGGGTCATTAAGCGTTGAGAATCATATAAAATACCTTGTTGGATCGAGGTATAAGGTGGTTTTTGTACGAACACAAAAATACTAGCAGGTGGTATCGAAACGGAATCACTTCTAAGTTCTTCGGGAACCTCTAAATACTGATTGTATTCTTCATCAATTTCTGAATATGAATTCAGAAAAAACTCATAGTTCATAAAGTAATGACGGTTTTGAGCTAACGCATCATCAATTGGCGGACTTACAGTAGCATATGTATAAGGAAGCCTATCATGAATGATGTTGTAATAAGCATTAAAGAAACCCTCTGGCATGGTTTGAGGAAGAGTTTTTTCAACCTTTATACCTCCCGTAATAAATATACCATTACCTAAAAGTAGTAAGAATGCAACGGGCTGTACATACCTGATAGAATCATTCGCCTTATCAAAAATCTTAGATACAATGGTAAAAAATCCATAGAAGCCAAGACCAAAGAGTACTGATATCAAAATGGCATAAAATGCATTTAATTGATCAAGATCTAAGAAGTAGATATCAATATTAACAAAGGAGGTATATAGCACGGATACCGTTAGAAATAGTGCAAAATAGACCATTTCATCAACGAAATGCTCTTCTTTGTCAATGAGGTTCAGTATGAGGAATACTGTTAACAATCCAATTGCTATGAAAAAATACACTTCACTAAGAGCACTTAGCTCTAATACCAGATGCGGGAAATAACTAAAGATCATCGTATCTAGAAGCTGGCTATCAAAATAGCTAAGTATATTACCACCTTTTAAAAGGAGATGAATGATGTATGGAGCTAAAACTACTGCGTAATTAACTGCTAAATATGAAACTAGTTTTATGAAGTTCTGGAGATACCTTCTACGTGGTATTCCTAACAGGGCATATATTTGGAAGGGTAATAGTACGATTAAGAGTACAAACACATTGGTTAGGCCAGTAGCTATAATACCCATTGAAACATAGAACCAAGGTGCTTTATCAATAGCTCTAATGTTTCTGATAAATATAAATGCTGTTGGAAGTGCAAAGCACAAAGCCAATGATAAACTGTTGGATCCATTCTCGGCCCCTAGCGTAATTGGTAGTAATAACGTGGGGAAAAAAGCATACACACTCGCCCCAAATAATGCAGCAGTTCTTCTCTTCCCTTTGGTAATTTCTAGAATAATCCAATACACAATAAGGGTTAAAAAGAAACTAGTGATACTACCCAAAAGGTTTAATGTCATTTCTGCACTCACTTGAGTTAATGAGCTAAACATATCAACCAAAGCATGCATCCCTCTAGGTGCCGGTAAATCCCCAAAATATTGCTGGAGCCTTATATTTTTTATGGCCTCAAGTTCAAAATACCATGCCCTACTAAATGGTGAGGCATTTATAAGAATAGGGATCAATCGGATTATACAGGCTGATACCCCAATTAGAATTGCCGAGATGGTATATCTACGTTCTATGATTGAATAGTCGAATGATGGCTTAAACTGCTCTTTAAGCCCCTTAAAACTAAAGTCCCTAATGGTTTCTATAAATTTAACAAAGCCAGATACGATTCTATTTTCAAATACATGATGGATGGATCTAATAGATGTACCTTTTTTTAATTCCTTATAAATCGATACGATAATAGGAACGGCAATCAGGAAACTAAATAAACTGATCAAATCATATAGATGAGCGATGCACAATAGGAAGATACAGGTTAGCATTGTACCCCCTACACCCACCCAAGTATAGAGCATCCGGTCAATACCTTTTAATTTACGTGCATGAGGCAAAAACTTTGGACCAACCCACACAAATAGAATCACAAAGCATAACACAATGCGAGTCACCGAAAATAATACTAGTGTCCAATAGGGTAACATTAGTTTTATCTATTTGTGTTATGAATTAGTGGAAGCTTATTCAACTCTATAGTGCTTATAAAGTAATTAAAGCCCGTTGTGTCTAGCCTCTGGGTGATTTGAGTAGCTAAGCTATCAGAGTCTGCAAAATCGATAATTAAGATGGGTAGCTTAAAATTTTCTTGAATAGCTCTAATACTTGCTATAGAAACATTATAGGGACCTTCTTCTTCAAGATTATAACTCGAAGTATTGAAGTCATAGGCACTTGCTATATCTTCTTTTGCATAGCCATCAATTGAATTTTTTACTTCCGAAAGTAAGAAATCTCCTCCATTTTGAATCATCACGATATCGGGGAATTGATCTCTAATTTCATTAATCAATTTCACCATAACGGTTTTGTACTCTGAACGCGGTGTATAAGGTGATACCGCATCTATAGTATCTAAAAACAAACCATCGAAACCTTTCTCTAAGATGCGCGGGATGACTTCTTCTATAAATAAATTTTTTACTCTTTCATTTTTTAAATCAATGAAATAAGAACCCCAAAATTCATTTTGCCCTAGAAATCCTATTTCTTGAAGTTCATCAAAGTACCACTGGGATTCATTAACCTCTCCAAGCGACAAGTATGCAAAGGCATTAACTTCTTTTTCTTTGATAAGTTGAACTTCTTCGGAAGTATATAACTGCGACTCTAATATAAGTGCCTTATATCCTTGTACCTCATGAGGAAACACCTTTGAGTATATAACCCCAAATGGGTTTATATCTTCGTCCTCTAATCTATTCTGTCCAATTTGCTCGTCTTCGCATGTAGATTGAAAAATGGCAGAACAGAGAACAATGATTACTAATATCATTGAATATTCATTCATTCTTCAACCCCAAGCTCCACACAGCCTTGCCATCCTAGGCTTTGAATTAATTGAATAACCGTTGGTATAAGCACCATATCAAACTGTTTATCTGCTCTCTCAATTAAATTATCGGCTAACTGTTGTAAATACTCATCGTCTGTTTTTTGAGAATCCTCAATACTACTCTCAATGAAATCAACGATGTATTCAAATACCCCGATAATTTTACCCGTCCAAGGAATTTCAACCCCAGTTAAACCATTAGGAGCTCCTTGCCCATTTACCCATTCGTGATGCGTTTTGATACCCTCAATTACATCTGAAGTCACGGGCAAACTACTTAACATGGTAGCGCCTGCAATAGGATGAGCCAATTCTGATCCCACACTAGCAATAGAACTAATTCCGGCGGCTCCTACATAACCTATATCATGTAACTTTGCCGTTAATTTGATGGTCTCCATCTCATCTTGATCTAACCCAAATAACACTCCAAACATTGAAACGAATCCGATGAGCCTTGGTGTGTGATAATATGTTTTGCTTCTCTTCTTCTCTAAAGCACGTAACAACAGATAGAATGACTCTATCAGTTGATCTGAAAATATGTGATTCTGATTCCTATATGATAAAAGATTACCAAGTATAGAGTTAATAGTGTTCAACACCTCTGGGTCAAAATCAGGTTGACTATCTCCTTCGTAACAAAGCCAAAGCAATCCTTTAATCTCAGCATCGATAAAAGGCTTTATAAGGGGTTTTAATTGATGCTCTGTTAATACATGCTTCTCATTTTCATTTATGCTGAAGGTGTTGTCAGAATTATTAAAGGTATAAAGTGGCTCTACACCCGTAGCTGATAGATGCTTAAGTACTTCTTCATTTACATTAACGGAAGTAATGATGGTTGGTTTGTCATCCTTGTATTCAATTACGGCACCTGAGCTGGCATGAATAGAATTCAAAATATAAAGGACCATTAGTTCAGCGATGCCTTTGGTATTCAATGCACCAGAACCTAAATCCCCAACAACCCCTTTAATCCTGTTCTCATAATCATGTGCAGATCGTTGTTCTTCTTCATCTAACTCAATAAGCCAATTAGCAAGCAGTCTACCGACTATCGATAGTTTTGATCGCATCGATTCAGGGCTTTGTTGATAAGGCCCTACTACATAAAGCCCCCAGACAATGCCTTCTTTTGTGAATAATGGAATATGTTCGCAGTTACCTATGGTATGTGCTGAAACGCCAAACTCATTAAAACTATCTTCCCACTCTCTCTTCTTTTGTAGATTTTGAAATTGATTTTCGAAATTTTCTACAAACTGCTGCCTTTGAACTTTCGCTTCTTTTGAATCTGAATCTTCAGTATTTGATTTGTATAGATTTTCAGAAATTACAAATCGTTTTGTGAGTACTAATTGATCCCCTTCTTTCTTATACACAAAATGAACAGGGGCAGAGTAAAGTAAATCCATCCACTCTACTAGATTTTGAAAAGAAGGAATCTCTTTTCTAGAAAGGTGTTCAGCGGATAATGACCAAAATTCCAATTCTTCTTCCGTACCAAACGACTCTATGGAAAAGGCTTTGCCTAATCTATTACCTAGTGTACTAAAATATTTTTTAACGTCTTTTCCCATAGTTGTCCTCAATATGCAGAGTAATAAAAATAGTCTAAATGTTTAAAAAATCTTTTGCCAATCACCCAGGTAATGAATGCAAATGCGAATGAGCCTGCAACGAGTCCAATTACCGCGTATTCGAAGCCGAAAAGTCGGCTACATAAAAACCCAACTATACCATTTACGAGTATGGCTATAATTATGGGATAAATAACAAATTCAGGACGATTCATTGTAAAAAAGAACAATGAATTAAGTAGGCCAAATACTAGAAAAAAGTACCCAATACTGCCTATCCAGTACACTTTAAAAGTAATGGGGTTTGCAAAGAAATCTTTGATCTCCGGTATTTGATCTTCGAATACTCTAAGTGCCATTACTCCATAGTATGTGCCTATAATTGAGATCACACCAATTATTAATAGTAGGAATACCTGTGCATTATAAAATCTATTGAAGTACTTATTAAAGCCTTTATAATTAGAGATTTTAGTCTTCTTCTGAGCCGGCATAATTTTATGGCTGAACAACTGTATGCTAAACTCCAGGGCAGCTACCGTTACAATTAAACTGATTAACGCCCAATCCATTCCTAATTCATACGGTGTGTTAAACCAAATTATATAAGGTGGAGGTGGTATACCTGCCGACCACGCCAATACCCTATCAATGAATAAAAAACTAAAGTAACACAGCCCATATATATAGTAGCGATAGGTTGTATAAAAACTTACCTCAGCTTTGGGAAGGCTTTGCTTATACATTTTCTGATTTTTCGTTCGAATCTTAAATGAATAAAATATTATACAGTATACCGATTGAATAAGTGTAGTAAGCAATATACCCGCCCACTGAGATACATAGATGCCTATATCCAATACTTCCATTCCAAAGGCAACGCCTAAAGTACCCGTCACAATACTTATAAGGATTACAATCTTTTGACCACTGGCATATAAAACAGCCGCTGAAAGAAGCATAGTGGATATTAATACATAATAAACCAGCCCAATGGTTACCATCAACTGAGGATACAGCGGTAAGATTAAGTTCAATAAATAGAATGCTGCACCAAGGAATAACATCATTGGAAGGGCCATTTTAAGAACGGCTTTAATGGCTTTCCAACATAAATAGTAATTATCCTCTCCTATGTACTTAGAAACTAGTCGACCTAATACTTGAATAAATCCACCCGTTAGCACAAATGAACTAATGGTTCCAATGGCAATCATTGTTGCTTGAGCTTCATTAAATCTAAACCAAGCCCATAATGCATATTCGAAAAATAAAATTGCAGCAATTTGGGATAGCATCGGCATAGTAAAGAGTAAACCAATACCATAATGCTTTACGAATAACTTTGAGCTCGTAAAGAAATCACCCAATTTTTCCTTCTCTTCTTTATTTCTCCCTTTTGCTTCAGATTTAATCGCAGTTTTTAAATCTGTGAATACAACTTTTGCTAGGTCAAAAACAGATTCAAATCCGAAATCTGTTTTGGCATCTATATCTCTTATACCTAATGATTCAATGGTTGCAGCTACCGCCCAAACACTCAATGGATTCCCAATCAGTTCCTTCACCTTTAGGGTGAGTTCATTTAAATTGGTTTCTTTTACCTCTTCATTTATATGAGACGAGCTTTCAAGCATTTACTGTTTCAACCTCCTCTAATTCGTGAAGTAGATCTAATACAGATTGGGTTCTTACTGTAGACTTCAATGGATTTCTATCCTTACTCGCCAATACTTTATAAGAAGTCAGATATGAATTTACCGAACGATCGGTAGTAAAATTCAACAGAACCTTCTCACGAGATTTATTACCCAATTCAATTCGAAGGTTTACATCATTCAATAGCTTAACAACACCATTTGCTATTTCTTGGGGGGCACGAGGTTTACATAGAATACCACATCCTTCTAGGGCATCTTTAATACCACCAACATCTGTTGCAACAACCGGTCTACCACAGCTCATGCTTTCAATTACGGTGTATGGAAAGCCTTCAGAAATTGAAGTTAATATGGAAATATCTCCTTCATTAAAAATCATACTCGGGTTATTATGAAACCCACCAAACCTAAAATTATCACTTAAGTTAAGTTCATCTATTAAGGCTCTACATTTTTCCACATATTCTTTATCCACGTCCAAACTACCGTACACTATGAATTGAACTTCGGGAATTTCCTTACGAACCAAATCACAAGTTCGAATCATAGTTTCGATGTCTTTTAAGGGAAATACTTGAGCTACTGCAATTACTGTAGGGACTCCTTCAGTATGTTTTGGTTTTGGAGTTGGTTTGAATAAATCCGTATCAACCCCATTATAAATTGGGATTATATTTTCTGGAGCAGCCTCAAATCGTTCTTCCCATTTCTGATTAGCTGTAGTTACTGGTGAAATTTGGTCTGCAGTAGCATAAACAGCTCTAGTTACTAAGGTTGAGAGATCAACGAGCAGTTTTTTAGAAAAAAAAGACATATCCGATCGACCAATGTTGATCAATCGTTCTCGCATATACACCCCGTGGTCTGTAACCATGCTAGGGATACCATATTCATATTTAGCCGCAATCGAAGTAAGTGCAGGAAAACCCGCTAAAGTAGAATGGCAAACATTGACGTTCTTTGGAATTGGACAAGCTATAGGCATTAAAAAATGATACAACCACCGCATCCCATTGGTCATGTCAATTACCTTAGGTATCTCACCAAGCTCATCTTCTGAATCATTGGCATAGGTAGAAATTAACAGCTCTCTGAATTGAGCCCACAGAATGGGGTCCTTTAAAGTGATTTTATAGTCATAATGTTGGAAATATTTCCAGAAGCCATAGATCACATCACTAATTACTTGCACATCCATAAATGGATCTAAAAGACATTTAAGGAAATCATTATAGATGGGTAAAAAATGACTCCTAATGGCTTCTTTTGTGGTTTTAGACTTACGACCTATTTGTTCTGAGAAGCTATGATTAAAATCAAAGTATTGTATAGGTTCTTCTACACCCCATAGTGGGATGTGTATTATATCGGTAACGTT harbors:
- a CDS encoding endo alpha-1,4 polygalactosaminidase, giving the protein MNEYSMILVIIVLCSAIFQSTCEDEQIGQNRLEDEDINPFGVIYSKVFPHEVQGYKALILESQLYTSEEVQLIKEKEVNAFAYLSLGEVNESQWYFDELQEIGFLGQNEFWGSYFIDLKNERVKNLFIEEVIPRILEKGFDGLFLDTIDAVSPYTPRSEYKTVMVKLINEIRDQFPDIVMIQNGGDFLLSEVKNSIDGYAKEDIASAYDFNTSSYNLEEEGPYNVSIASIRAIQENFKLPILIIDFADSDSLATQITQRLDTTGFNYFISTIELNKLPLIHNTNR
- the pelF gene encoding GT4 family glycosyltransferase PelF, encoding MSEFKPVVLFETEGSYPFSGGGVSTWAHILCTELKNEVDFQILAVTGSPFVEPRYKIPDNVTDIIHIPLWGVEEPIQYFDFNHSFSEQIGRKSKTTKEAIRSHFLPIYNDFLKCLLDPFMDVQVISDVIYGFWKYFQHYDYKITLKDPILWAQFRELLISTYANDSEDELGEIPKVIDMTNGMRWLYHFLMPIACPIPKNVNVCHSTLAGFPALTSIAAKYEYGIPSMVTDHGVYMRERLINIGRSDMSFFSKKLLVDLSTLVTRAVYATADQISPVTTANQKWEERFEAAPENIIPIYNGVDTDLFKPTPKPKHTEGVPTVIAVAQVFPLKDIETMIRTCDLVRKEIPEVQFIVYGSLDVDKEYVEKCRALIDELNLSDNFRFGGFHNNPSMIFNEGDISILTSISEGFPYTVIESMSCGRPVVATDVGGIKDALEGCGILCKPRAPQEIANGVVKLLNDVNLRIELGNKSREKVLLNFTTDRSVNSYLTSYKVLASKDRNPLKSTVRTQSVLDLLHELEEVETVNA
- a CDS encoding HD-GYP domain-containing protein, with the translated sequence MGKDVKKYFSTLGNRLGKAFSIESFGTEEELEFWSLSAEHLSRKEIPSFQNLVEWMDLLYSAPVHFVYKKEGDQLVLTKRFVISENLYKSNTEDSDSKEAKVQRQQFVENFENQFQNLQKKREWEDSFNEFGVSAHTIGNCEHIPLFTKEGIVWGLYVVGPYQQSPESMRSKLSIVGRLLANWLIELDEEEQRSAHDYENRIKGVVGDLGSGALNTKGIAELMVLYILNSIHASSGAVIEYKDDKPTIITSVNVNEEVLKHLSATGVEPLYTFNNSDNTFSINENEKHVLTEHQLKPLIKPFIDAEIKGLLWLCYEGDSQPDFDPEVLNTINSILGNLLSYRNQNHIFSDQLIESFYLLLRALEKKRSKTYYHTPRLIGFVSMFGVLFGLDQDEMETIKLTAKLHDIGYVGAAGISSIASVGSELAHPIAGATMLSSLPVTSDVIEGIKTHHEWVNGQGAPNGLTGVEIPWTGKIIGVFEYIVDFIESSIEDSQKTDDEYLQQLADNLIERADKQFDMVLIPTVIQLIQSLGWQGCVELGVEE